One Drosophila kikkawai strain 14028-0561.14 chromosome 3L, DkikHiC1v2, whole genome shotgun sequence genomic window carries:
- the LOC108073223 gene encoding calcium/calmodulin-dependent protein kinase kinase 1 isoform X9 — MRSGWHIAVHYQKIIHADIKPGNLLLTEFGHVKIADLGVCNEFFGDDAKISNGSTAGTPAFRAPETLILGESQYCGRAADVWSLGATLYSLIFGNVPFLAESVPLLYDKIRRDPVVFPENIHISEDLKSCIFRMLDKDVNNRISIPQLKMNKWVTSGGLFPLPTEEENCCLVQVDDEDINSVVRSIPKLDTLILIKTMLKKHSFGNPFVKGDSEKSLRPSGSRIERFVRAGRSNSAPGSYHIVVNRQSSADVLLPSVTEHY, encoded by the exons TGCATTACCAAAAAATTATCCATGCCGACATAAAGCCTGGGAACCTATTACTGACGGAATTTGGGCATGTGAAAATAGCAGATCTCGGTGTGTGCAACGAATTTTTCGGAGATGATGCCAAAATAAGTAATGGATCGACTGCAGGAACACCGGCTTTCAGAGCACCAGAAACTCTGATTTTAGGGGAG AGCCAATATTGTGGAAGAGCAGCTGACGTCTGGTCGTTAGGTGCTACTCTGTATTCGTTGATATTTGGAAATGTACCGTTTTTAGCTGAATCAGTGCCCTTATTGTATGATAAAATAAGACGAGATCCTGTTGTGTTTccagaaaatatacatatctcAGAAGATTTGAAAAGCTGCATATTTCGAATGTTGGACAAAGATGTCAATAATAGAATATCAATTCCGCAGTTAAAG ATGAATAAATGGGTAACTTCTGGTGGCTTATTTCCCTTGCCAACTGAGGAAGAAAATTGTTGTTTGGTTCAAGTCGATGATGAAGACATAAACTCTGTTGTGCGCAGCATACCTAAACTGGACActctaatattaataaaaacaatgttaaaaaaacattCTTTTGGAAATCCATTCGTTAAAGGTGATTCCGAAAAGTCGTTGAGGCCAAGTGGGTCACGGATAGAAAGATTTGTTCGTGCAGGTCGATCAAACTCAGCACCAGGTTCATATCATATTGTGGTAAACAG GCAGTCATCAGCCGACGTTCTACTTCCATCAGTAACAGAACATTATTAA
- the LOC108073223 gene encoding calcium/calmodulin-dependent protein kinase kinase 1 isoform X7, which translates to MVSRGRYHKCSTVHYQKIIHADIKPGNLLLTEFGHVKIADLGVCNEFFGDDAKISNGSTAGTPAFRAPETLILGESQYCGRAADVWSLGATLYSLIFGNVPFLAESVPLLYDKIRRDPVVFPENIHISEDLKSCIFRMLDKDVNNRISIPQLKMNKWVTSGGLFPLPTEEENCCLVQVDDEDINSVVRSIPKLDTLILIKTMLKKHSFGNPFVKGDSEKSLRPSGSRIERFVRAGRSNSAPGSYHIVVNRQSSADVLLPSVTEHY; encoded by the exons ATGGTTTCAAGAGGAAGATATCACAAATGCAGTACTG TGCATTACCAAAAAATTATCCATGCCGACATAAAGCCTGGGAACCTATTACTGACGGAATTTGGGCATGTGAAAATAGCAGATCTCGGTGTGTGCAACGAATTTTTCGGAGATGATGCCAAAATAAGTAATGGATCGACTGCAGGAACACCGGCTTTCAGAGCACCAGAAACTCTGATTTTAGGGGAG AGCCAATATTGTGGAAGAGCAGCTGACGTCTGGTCGTTAGGTGCTACTCTGTATTCGTTGATATTTGGAAATGTACCGTTTTTAGCTGAATCAGTGCCCTTATTGTATGATAAAATAAGACGAGATCCTGTTGTGTTTccagaaaatatacatatctcAGAAGATTTGAAAAGCTGCATATTTCGAATGTTGGACAAAGATGTCAATAATAGAATATCAATTCCGCAGTTAAAG ATGAATAAATGGGTAACTTCTGGTGGCTTATTTCCCTTGCCAACTGAGGAAGAAAATTGTTGTTTGGTTCAAGTCGATGATGAAGACATAAACTCTGTTGTGCGCAGCATACCTAAACTGGACActctaatattaataaaaacaatgttaaaaaaacattCTTTTGGAAATCCATTCGTTAAAGGTGATTCCGAAAAGTCGTTGAGGCCAAGTGGGTCACGGATAGAAAGATTTGTTCGTGCAGGTCGATCAAACTCAGCACCAGGTTCATATCATATTGTGGTAAACAG GCAGTCATCAGCCGACGTTCTACTTCCATCAGTAACAGAACATTATTAA